A single genomic interval of Ruminococcus sp. NK3A76 harbors:
- a CDS encoding RsmE family RNA methyltransferase: MPRFFVDNVNSDKVILTGENARHIGRSLRMKVGDVLTLCCEGTDYECSISAFTDSEVCCDVVSSRKTESEPETKLTLFQAMPKGDKAETIVQKAVELGAYEVVFVMTARCVSRPDEKSFAKRLERLNKVSLEAAKQCGRGIIPRVSGIISLSELTGRLSSFDKALMCYEKGGASLSDAGISRGQRIALFIGSEGGFEQAEADAFVSAGGELTGLGARILRCETAPVAAASIIMHLAGEM, encoded by the coding sequence ATGCCGAGATTTTTTGTTGATAATGTGAACAGCGATAAGGTGATACTCACCGGCGAGAACGCACGCCACATAGGCCGCAGCCTGCGCATGAAGGTAGGCGATGTGCTGACTTTATGCTGCGAGGGAACGGACTACGAATGCAGCATCAGCGCCTTTACCGACAGCGAGGTCTGCTGCGATGTGGTGTCCTCACGCAAGACTGAGAGCGAGCCGGAGACTAAGCTGACGCTCTTTCAGGCGATGCCAAAGGGCGACAAGGCCGAGACAATAGTTCAGAAAGCCGTCGAACTGGGCGCATATGAGGTCGTCTTCGTGATGACGGCAAGGTGTGTCTCACGCCCTGACGAAAAGAGCTTTGCAAAGCGGCTGGAGCGGCTCAACAAGGTGTCATTGGAAGCCGCCAAGCAGTGCGGCAGGGGAATAATACCCAGGGTCAGCGGAATAATATCTTTAAGCGAGCTGACAGGCAGGCTGTCTTCCTTTGACAAGGCGCTCATGTGCTACGAGAAAGGCGGCGCTTCGTTATCCGATGCAGGCATATCCCGTGGGCAGAGGATAGCCCTGTTTATCGGCAGCGAGGGCGGCTTTGAGCAGGCCGAGGCAGACGCTTTCGTATCCGCAGGCGGCGAGCTGACAGGCTTAGGCGCACGCATTCTCCGCTGCGAAACAGCCCCCGTTGCCGCTGCGAGCATCATCATGCACTTAGCAGGGGAAATGTAA
- a CDS encoding IS3 family transposase, with protein MRARGLDKYPINLVCQTLGISTRSYYDRKENPHSNKEKEDLELVEKMQTIFAESYEEYGRVRMKKALEEAGYPMSEGKVGRLMRQGNMYPKKCKKYRATTNSRHKYQVAENLLDRNFNADKPNRKWCGDSTYIWTDEGWLYAAGIIDLCARDCVGLSFSSKHTQELMIDSLDQAFKKYKPGEGLLFHSDRGVQYASNAYKNKLQKYKMIQSMSRSGVPYDNAPMESFWATVKNACVHGCRFKTRKEAELKIFEYVFGFYNTHRYHSSNGLKTPYELRNEKLSIG; from the coding sequence TTGCGGGCGAGAGGATTGGATAAATATCCGATCAATCTGGTATGTCAGACTCTCGGGATAAGTACAAGATCATATTATGACCGAAAGGAAAACCCTCACAGCAACAAAGAAAAAGAAGATCTGGAGCTTGTAGAGAAAATGCAGACGATCTTCGCTGAAAGCTATGAGGAGTATGGCAGAGTGCGTATGAAAAAAGCACTTGAAGAAGCCGGATACCCGATGAGTGAGGGGAAAGTCGGAAGGCTGATGCGTCAAGGAAATATGTACCCGAAAAAATGCAAAAAATATAGGGCAACGACCAACAGCAGGCACAAGTATCAAGTTGCAGAAAATCTTCTTGACCGCAATTTTAATGCTGATAAGCCAAACCGAAAGTGGTGCGGAGACAGCACTTACATATGGACAGACGAAGGCTGGCTGTACGCAGCAGGGATAATAGACCTATGTGCACGTGATTGTGTCGGATTAAGCTTTAGCAGCAAACACACGCAGGAACTGATGATCGATTCGCTTGATCAGGCATTCAAAAAATACAAGCCGGGCGAAGGACTGCTGTTCCATTCTGACCGAGGCGTGCAATATGCTTCCAATGCATACAAAAACAAGCTTCAAAAGTACAAGATGATCCAAAGTATGTCTCGAAGCGGTGTGCCATATGACAATGCACCTATGGAAAGCTTCTGGGCAACGGTCAAAAATGCCTGTGTACATGGCTGTAGGTTCAAAACGAGGAAGGAAGCCGAGCTAAAAATATTTGAATACGTCTTTGGCTTTTACAACACACATCGTTATCACAGCTCAAACGGCTTAAAAACGCCATATGAGCTCAGAAATGAAAAGCTTTCTATTGGCTGA
- a CDS encoding helix-turn-helix domain-containing protein, whose translation MSTHGENSREFKFKIMELHFKDNISVKVLSEKFAIPEQTIYTWRREYRKYGEDAFVGCGKQRPQDAELRRLKKENEKLRMQVEILKKVAAYQAEQESKKR comes from the coding sequence ATGAGCACACATGGAGAAAACAGTCGGGAATTCAAATTTAAGATCATGGAACTGCACTTCAAAGATAACATATCTGTGAAAGTGTTATCCGAAAAATTCGCAATACCGGAGCAAACGATCTACACATGGCGCAGAGAGTACAGAAAGTACGGCGAGGATGCATTTGTAGGCTGTGGGAAACAGCGTCCGCAGGATGCAGAACTTAGGCGATTGAAGAAAGAAAACGAAAAGCTCAGGATGCAGGTAGAGATCTTAAAAAAAGTTGCGGCATATCAGGCAGAGCAAGAGTCAAAGAAAAGATAG
- a CDS encoding RnfABCDGE type electron transport complex subunit B — protein sequence MNILYPIIFFAVLGLAAGLLLAAASKIFYVKTDERVEKIASSLPNINCGACGFSGCEGYAEAIVKDGAAPDLCRTGGAQALAAISEIMGIEASASEPERAVVRCKGDCEAAGVKYDFEGVKSCAAAEIYYSGYKKCTSGCLGLGDCVKVCPKGAISIRNGIAVIDDCLCIGCGLCVRECPNGLIALRKISAGVDYLCMSSNSAKDTVAACQNGCIGCRQCERVCPEGAVRVENGHAVLDYSLCTGCGKCAEVCKRGVISVNR from the coding sequence ATGAATATACTCTATCCGATAATATTCTTCGCTGTGCTGGGGCTGGCGGCAGGGCTGCTGCTGGCGGCGGCATCGAAGATATTCTATGTAAAGACCGACGAGCGTGTCGAAAAGATAGCCTCGTCGCTGCCGAATATCAACTGCGGAGCCTGCGGCTTTTCGGGCTGCGAGGGCTATGCCGAGGCGATAGTGAAGGACGGCGCTGCGCCTGACCTTTGCAGGACTGGCGGTGCTCAGGCGCTTGCGGCGATATCTGAGATAATGGGCATCGAGGCATCAGCCAGCGAGCCTGAACGTGCCGTGGTGCGCTGCAAGGGCGACTGCGAGGCAGCGGGCGTAAAATACGACTTCGAGGGCGTTAAAAGCTGCGCTGCTGCGGAAATATACTACAGCGGCTATAAAAAATGCACCTCAGGCTGTTTAGGCCTGGGTGACTGCGTAAAGGTCTGCCCCAAGGGGGCTATCAGCATCAGGAACGGCATTGCTGTTATTGATGATTGCTTATGCATCGGCTGCGGTCTGTGCGTGCGTGAATGCCCGAACGGTCTTATCGCCTTAAGAAAGATATCCGCCGGGGTGGATTATCTGTGTATGTCGTCAAACTCCGCCAAGGACACCGTCGCTGCCTGCCAAAACGGCTGCATCGGCTGTCGTCAGTGCGAGAGGGTCTGTCCTGAGGGTGCTGTCAGGGTGGAGAACGGTCATGCAGTGCTTGACTACTCGCTCTGCACCGGCTGCGGCAAGTGCGCAGAGGTCTGCAAGAGGGGAGTTATCTCAGTTAACAGGTAA
- a CDS encoding RnfABCDGE type electron transport complex subunit A, with amino-acid sequence MKELIMILIGAALINNVVLSQFMGICAFLGTSKQLKSSVGMGLAVMFVMFFATLVTYPVYILLGKIDAQYLKTVAFILVIALFVQLAEMAIKRYLPPLYKALGVYLPLITTNCAVLGAAITNVDRKYTLGESLVNSFGTGLGFTLALVLFAGVRIRLESSDIPETFKGVPATLVAAAIVSLSFMGFVGIV; translated from the coding sequence ATGAAAGAGCTTATAATGATACTCATAGGGGCTGCACTTATAAACAACGTGGTGCTGTCGCAGTTCATGGGCATATGTGCATTCTTAGGCACCTCAAAGCAGTTAAAAAGCTCGGTCGGCATGGGGCTTGCGGTAATGTTTGTCATGTTTTTCGCAACACTCGTGACATACCCTGTATACATTCTTCTTGGAAAAATTGATGCGCAGTATTTGAAGACAGTAGCGTTCATTCTTGTCATAGCGCTGTTTGTCCAGCTTGCCGAAATGGCGATAAAGCGCTATCTGCCGCCGCTGTACAAAGCACTTGGCGTATATCTGCCGCTCATAACCACCAACTGCGCCGTACTCGGTGCTGCCATCACAAATGTTGACAGAAAATACACTCTCGGGGAGAGTCTTGTAAACTCCTTCGGCACAGGGCTTGGCTTCACGCTTGCGCTGGTATTGTTTGCCGGCGTGCGCATACGTCTTGAAAGCTCAGACATTCCCGAGACATTCAAAGGCGTTCCCGCAACTTTAGTCGCCGCAGCGATAGTCTCGCTGAGCTTTATGGGGTTTGTGGGAATAGTATAA
- a CDS encoding electron transport complex subunit E: protein MSEKRPLSQELLKGIIKENPVFVTMLGMCPTLAVTTLAKNGIGMGLATTFVLVCSNIVISLLKKVIPDSVRLPAFIVIIAGFVTLIEFLMKGCLPELYDALGIFLSLITVNCIILGRAEVFASKNNVLRSALDGLGMGLGFTLALFLMGSVREVLGSGCFWGIKLGALAGEPVLIFIMPAGGFLTLGVIIAVINKIAGRRPPAEISCEGCPSAQACAKCGSRSACAEKGEVSA from the coding sequence GTGAGCGAGAAAAGACCGCTTTCGCAGGAGCTTTTAAAGGGCATCATAAAGGAAAACCCCGTGTTTGTGACGATGCTCGGTATGTGTCCGACGCTTGCCGTCACCACCCTTGCCAAAAACGGCATAGGCATGGGGCTTGCGACGACCTTTGTGCTTGTCTGCTCGAATATAGTGATATCGCTTTTAAAGAAAGTGATACCCGACTCGGTGCGCCTGCCTGCATTCATAGTCATAATCGCAGGCTTTGTGACGCTTATAGAGTTTCTTATGAAAGGCTGTCTGCCCGAGCTTTACGACGCTCTCGGCATATTCCTTTCACTCATAACGGTAAACTGCATAATCCTCGGGCGTGCCGAGGTGTTTGCAAGCAAGAACAACGTCCTGCGCTCGGCTCTTGACGGGCTCGGCATGGGGCTTGGCTTCACGCTGGCGCTGTTTCTGATGGGCAGCGTGCGTGAGGTATTAGGCTCGGGCTGCTTCTGGGGCATCAAGCTCGGAGCACTCGCAGGAGAGCCTGTGCTGATATTCATAATGCCTGCCGGGGGCTTTCTGACACTTGGCGTGATAATCGCCGTGATAAACAAGATAGCCGGCAGAAGACCGCCTGCTGAGATAAGCTGCGAGGGCTGCCCTTCTGCACAGGCGTGTGCCAAATGCGGCAGCAGGTCGGCCTGTGCTGAGAAAGGTGAGGTGAGCGCATGA